The sequence below is a genomic window from Acidobacteriota bacterium.
CTCCTAAGCGGAAGGTCCCCGGTTCGAATCCGGGCACGCGCACCAGCACCACCCAAGCGGCGAGCCCGACAGTGTTACACTGAGGTGTTCGTCGTCCGCCTGCGGGCGGCGCAATGACCCCTTGACGACATGAAGACATCCGAGCGACACCAGCTGAAGACCAACGAGTTCGCCAAGGCCGTGATGCGCGCACGCGAACTCTTCCTCGCGCGACAGCGGCAGGTGATCGGCGTCGTGATCGCCGTCCTCGTCGTGCTCGTCGGCCTTGCAGGGTTCACGATGTGGCGAGGCCAGGCGGCCGCCAGGGCCGACGCGCTCCTCGCGGAGGCCATGGCGCTCGCCGAGGCGCCGCTCACGCCCCCGACCGGGACGCCTGGCGAGACCACTGTCTGGTTCGCCAACGAGACCGCGCGTGCCGAGGCGGTGCTCGAGCGCCTGACCGCGGTCACCGCGGCGTACCCGTCGACCGCCTCGGGCATCGCCGCCCGATACCAGTCGGGAAGCCGGTTGCTCCAACTCGGCCGGCCGGCCGAGGCGCGTGCAGCGTTCGAGGACGTCGTGGCACGGGCCGGGACGTCGCTCTACGGCCGGATGGCGCGCCTGGGCCTGGCCGAAGCGCACGTGCTCGAAGGGCAGTTCGACGCCGCGATTCAGATCTTCCGTGACCTGGCGGCGCAGCAGGATGGCGAACTCCCCGTCGACGGCCTGCTCATGCAGCTCGGGCGGACGTACCTGGCGGCCGGTAAGCCCGCCGAGGCGCTCCAAAGCTTCCAGCGAGTGCTCGACGAGCACCCGCAGTCGATCTATGCCGGCGAGGCGAGGAGGGAAGCGGAAGCGGCCAGGGTTGCGAGTGGCGTGTGACGGCTGGGGCCCGAAGGCCGGGAGCGAGGGGCGATCAGACGACCAGCAGTTCCTCGAACTCGGGGATCTCTTCCTTGAGCGCCATCTCGATCCCGAAGTACAGGGTCATCTGGGCGCTGGGACAGCCGACGCAGTTGCCCGACATCCGGATGCGCGCGCGGTTCTCCTGCACGTCGACGAGCTCGATGTCGCCGCCATCCGCCTGAATGATGGGCCGCAGCCGCTGGATGACCGCTTCGACTCGCTCGCGTGAAACCATGCCTGTCCTCCGTCTCTGTAGTATACCCGGGACGTCGGCCGATGACCGGATTCTGCTAGACTAACGCCAAACCACCGTGCCAGAGAACTCGACCTACGCCATCGACCAGATCGTCGTCGGGCGCAGTGCCCGTATGCGGGCCGTGTTCGACTTCGTCCGGGTGATCGCCGACAGCGACAGCTCCGTGCTGGTGACGGGTGAAACGGGCACCGGTAAGGAGATGATCGCCAACCTCATCCATCAGTCGAGTTCTCGGCGCCACAAGCCCTTCGTGCCCGTCAGCTGCGCCATCCTGTCCGAGACCCTGATCGAGTCGGAGCTCTTCGGGCACGAGCGGGGCGCGTTCACAGGGGCGATCAAGGACCGTCCGGGCCGCTTCGAGCTGGCACACGGGGGGACGATCTTCCTCGACGACATCGACGACGTGCCGCTGTCGATGCAGGTGAAACTGCTGAGGGTCCTGCAGAACCGGACGGTCGAGCGCCTTGGAGGCTCGCGCGCGATTTCCATCGACGTCCGCGTCATCACGGGCTCCAAGCGCAACCTGCGCCAGCTCGTCGACGAGGGCAAGTTCCGCGAGGACCTGTTCTACCGTCTGAACGTGATTCCCCTCGTGCTGCCTCCGTTGCGCGACCGTCGCGAGGACATCCCGCTGCTCGCCGAGCACTTCATCCGCCGGTTCTTCCGCCAACGGGGCGAGGACGGCCGGCAGGTGTCACCCGCGGTCCTGCACGCGTTCTCGCGCTACCCGTGGCCCGGCAACGTCCGGGAACTCGAGAACGCCTGCGAGCGCATCGCCCAGACCTGCACCTGCGAGACGGTTCGCATCGGGTGCGTCCCCTCGACGGTGCTGTTCCACAAGTACACCGACGACCAGGAGCCGCTCACCGAGACGCACGTGCATCCTTCGTCGGTGTCACTCGACGATCGCCTGCGCGAGGTCGAAACGAACCTGATCAGCTGGGCGCTGAAGGTGAGCGGCGGGAACAAGTCGAAGGCGGCCGAACTGCTCCAGATCAAGCGGTCGACGCTCGGCGACCGGATCAAGAAGCTCGAACTCGGGCACCTCGAGAGTGAGGGCGCCGAGTGACGCGATTCTGACGAAACCTCGGAGTCGCGCGCCGGAAACTCGCCAACAGCCGGCGCTTTCCAGGCGATTTTCGTTGAGTTTTTCAACGATCCGCCCGCCAAGCCCCCCAATTCACGCTGGCACCGTCGTTGCTCCACATCCCGGTGTCATGCGACTGGCCTATCGCACCGGCGCGCCGGAACCCTTCCCGACGCTCCAGATCCGCGTGCTCGGGCCGGACTCGTCGTTGCTCTCGCCGATCGATCTCCGGCGGTTGTTCAGCGGGCGCTCCCTGTCGCGCCCGCGTCGCGACCGGATCCTCACGGGTCACAAGGTCGTCGCCCTGCTCGGCCGCCGCGTCGTCGGTCTGGCGGCCTTCGAGCGGACGACCGACGAGATTCGCGTGTACGAACTGGCGCTCGAACCTTCCCTGGCGTTTGGCGCGTACGACATCGTACGGTCGCTGCTCGAGGCCCTCGAGCTCGCCTCGCTCGCCGGAGGGTGCCGCCGGCTCGTGCTCCTGCCCGCGGCCATCGTCGCCGCCGGACCGCTCGAACGCCTCGGGTTCCGGGTCACCTCGGAGCGGACCGCCGGCGGCTGGCTCGAAAAGCACTTTCAGTAAGGCCTGATCCTCGTCCGCGGTCAGCCAAAGGCTTCCGCGTCGATGCCGAGGTGTCGCACCCGTGCGGCGATCTCGCCGAGGACCTCCTGGGGCACCGGCTCGAGGGCGGCCCAGGCCGGAGGCCGAGCAATCGTATAGAGGTGCACGGCGAGCGGCCGGATCCGAGCAATCGCCCGCATCCAGGCCCCGAGGGCGGTGGGTGTGGTGTTGTCGACGCGGCCGCGCCCGTCGCGGACGAACATCGTCTGAACGACGATGTCCGGCATCGACGCGAGGGCCGCGACCACCGCATCGGTGTCGAACGCCGCCGCGTTGATCTGGCGGTGGGTCTCCGCATCGCCCGCGTCGAGCTTCATGTAACGTTCGTCGAGTCGCCGCAGGACCTCGCGGATCACCGGCGTGCCGGCGGTCGTCGAGTTCGAGAGGATGGCGACAGGCACGCCGGGCGCCTGCGCATCGCGGGTGGTGAGGATCGCCTCGACGACATCCGAGAACGCGGGATGCAGCGTGGGTTCGCCGTGGCCGGCGAGCGTGATGCGATCGATGGCCGGTCCCGAGCGATGCGATTCGGCGAGCGCGTCAGCGAGCGCGTGCGCGACGGCGGCGGGAGACGGCCAGGCGGAGGCGGGCAGCGAGGCCGGGCGCACGGGGGCCGTCCAGCCGTATTGGCAGTAGACGCAGTTGAAGTCGCAGACCTTCAATCCGACCGGGAGGAGGTTGAGCCCCAGCGACCAGCCCAGGCGACGCGAGCGCAGCGGACCGTAGACGATGCCATCGTGCAGCGGCATGAGGTCGTGGTGAAACGAACACGGCTTGGACGCATCGTAGGCGTGGGTCATGGGGGTGCGGGGGCCCGTTCGACTCGGACCGGTTGGCAGGCATCGTAGCAGGTCTGCGGTGCCGACGCGGCGTCGACGCCTGCGGAAACTCGGCGGCCGTTGCCGGAGCTTCGGAGGTTGGGCCGCCTCGATTGAGACGCTCACTTCGACAAAGTGCGTATTCCTTGGGAAATCGCTGAGTCGAGCCGATGGCATCCCGCTTGAATACGTATAGGTCGTTCGTCGGGGCCCGCCGCCAAGCGTTCCTCGCCTGCCGAATGGGGGCCGGCAGACCTGGGACATGGTGGCGGGCCCCGAGTTCGTTGGCGCCGCTCGCGACGGCCGACGGCCTCACCGATGATCGACCGAGAGAAAGTCCTCACCGTGCTGCGCCGTCGCTTCCCCGGCGCCCCGACGGCCGACCTCGCGGCGGCGGCGAACGCCATCGTCGGGCTGCCCGATGAGTGGGACGATGTCACCGACCTCGAGCCCGGGCTGATAGCCCGGCTGACGGAGAGCGAGGAGCCCACCCTCTCCGGGCCCGATCCCGTCGAGTTCCGCCTGCTCCGTCGCCGGTCGCGCTGACGCGCCTCCGGTCGCCGCGAGGTCGCTCACCTCGGCACATGCCTTGCCTTACGTTGGGGTAGAGCCGGCGGTTCGCCGGACGATCGGCAGGAGGACACCATGAAGGCTACTCGATGGCTTGTCTCACTGTCTCTGGTCGTGATGATCGGCGCGTGTGCCTCGACCTCGCCGGTACCGATCAGGGCTGGCGACACCTGCTTCCACTGCCGGCGGGCCATCACCGAGACCCGGATGGCTGCCGAGGCCATCAGTCAGGGCCAGCGGGCCTACAAGTTCAGCTCGGTCGGATGCCTGAAGCAGTACCTGGCGGAACACCCCAACGAGGAGTTCCGGGCGATCTTCGTGACCGACTACGCCCGAGACAAGTTCGTGGACGTCGACAAGGCCCGGTTCGTGAAGGTCACCGTCGACACCCGGACCAACGCGACCGACTACGTGGCGTTCCGCTTCCGTGACGCGGCCGAGGCCTTCGCCGACGAGCGCGGCGCGACGGTGATCGGCTGGCAGGACGTGCTCCGCGACACCGACGCGGTTCACGCGCACTGACGACGCGGTGCATGGTCGACCCCGGCGGGGCGCGCGCCGGGTCGTGCGGGCCGCCGAGGGTGGGTGACGCGCTGCCGGGGACCCGGCAGCCTGCGGCGGCCCGGCGGTCGAGCCGGCCGGCGCGCAGACCGGCCGGTGGCGGGTTTTCTCTAGAAATCACGTGGTTTCCTCGAGAGAGGCGCGATCAGCCCAAGCTGGCACCGCCTTTGCGAAGGAGAAGGACGTATGAGTGGTGCCGCTGCCGCAGAAGCTCTGCACGCCCGGTTCGATGAAGTGCGCCGGTCGGAGTGGACTCGCCTGGGTCGCAAGGTGTCGACGCTCGACGAGGCGCAGCGGCAAGCCGTGGAATCCATCGTCACGCAGGTCGTGCACGCGCTGGCCGATCGGCCGGCGCGCACCCTGGTGGCGACCGACGAGCCCGGGCTGGGGCAGCTGGCCCTGAGGCTCTTCGGTGTGCGACTCGAACACATCGACGTGTCTGCCCGGTGACTGGCGCGCAGTATCGACCTCTTCATGCCTACCGCGGTCGGCTTGCCCACACACCAGCCGGCCGTGTCGCTCCGCTTGCTTCGTCCCGCCAGATCCTTGATCCTCAGGGTGCCAGCGCCGGGCAACACGTCGTCGGCGCATCCCCGCGGGGGATGCGCTGACACCGGGCGAGCGGCCCGGACCCCGATTGCGTCTTGCAAGTGCCCGAACGGCCACCGATAATCGAGCCACTTCCCATGTCCCAGGAGGACATCCCATGCGAGCAATGTTCGGAGCAGCGGTCGTCGTCGCGACGATGACCATCGGCGGTGCGGCCTTCGCGCAGGACGCCAAGGTGGCCGAAGGCGTGAAACTGTACGCGTCGAACAAGTGCGCGATGTGCCACGCCATCGAGGGCAAGGGGAACAAGAAGTTCCCGCTGGATGGCGTCGGCGCGAAGCTGACCGCGGATCAAATCAAGGAGTGGCTGGTCGATCCGAAGTCGGCCGCTGCCAAGGCGAAATCGGAGGCCAAGCCGCCGATGACGTCGTACGCGAAGCTCTCGGCGGCCGAGATCGATGCGCTCGTCGCCTACATGGTCAGCCTGAAGAAGTAGGGCAGGATCACGGATGCGGATCTCCGTCTCCTGGCGGGCGTGGCTCGCCAGTCTGTGCTTCGTGTCGGTCGGCGTGGCTGCGCAGGAGGTCACGCCGCCGACCAACGACGACTGTCTGATGTGCCATGGCGACGAATCGGCCGTGCGCGAGGACGGGACGGCGGTCTTCACGCATGCCGAGCGGTTCGCCGCTTCGGTGCACGGGAGCCTCGGCTTCTCGTGCATCGACTGCCACGCCGATCTCGCGTCGGCGGAGTTGCCGCACGAGGCCAAGCTCGCCGCCGTCGACTGCTCCACGTGCCACGACAGCTCGGACTACGCGAAGAGCGTCCACGGACGCGCGCGAGACGCGGGCCGGCTCGTCGCGGCGACGTGCGTGAGCTGCCACGGCAGCCACGAGATCCGGCCGTCGTCCGACCCGGAGTCGATGACGTATCACTTCAACCTGCTCCGCACGTGCGGTGCTTGCCACGGCGATGCGAACATGGCGGGCATGGAGCCGAGCGACACGGGCATTGTCGCCACGTTCGTCGACAGCACGCACGGCCGTGCCCTGATGCGGGGTGGCCTGCTCGTGGCCCCGACGTGCGTCTCGTGCCATGGCGCGCACGACATCCTCGGCAAGGGGGAGGCGGAGAGCAAGGTCTACCGCACCAACGTGCCCGCGACGTGCGGCTCCTGCCACGAGGGGATCCGGGTGACGTTCGCGCGCGGGTTCCACGGCCAGCAGCTGCAGGACGGCAATCCGCGGGCCCCGGTCTGCTCCGACTGCCACACCGCGCACGCCATTCCGCGAGCCGAGACGCCAGGTTGGCAGCTCGAGGTGATTGGCGAGTGCGGAACCTGTCATCAGGACCTTCTGCGGACCTATCGTGATACGTTTCACGGGAAGGTCACCGAGCTGGGCTACCTGCGGGTGGCAACCTGCGCCGACTGCCACGGTGCGCACGAGGTGCTGCCGAAGACCGACCCGGCCTCGCCCATCCACGCCGCCAACCGTCAGGCGACGTGCAACACGTGTCACCCCGGGACGAACGCGAACTTCGCGCTCTACGATCCGCACGCCGACCCGCACGATCGCGATCGCAACCCGTTCCTGTTCTTCACCGCCAGGTTCATGCAGGTGCTGCTTGCCGGCGTGTTCGGGTTCTTTGGCGTGCACACGAGCCTGTGGTTCTCGAGGGAGTGGCGCGAGCGCAGGCGACACCGGCTGGCACACGCGCCGGCGGCGCGGGCTGCCGGGGGCGGGAGGAAGGGCACCGACGGCGATCGGGAGAGCGAGACGCATGACTGAACGGGCGGCGGCCGCCGCCGCGACGACGGGCGTGGCGCCCGCCGTGCGGACGCGGTACTACAAGCGGTTCGATCGGGTGTCGCGTCTCACGCACGGCCTCCTGATGCTCAGCTTCCTGGGCCTTGCGGCGACCGGCATGCCGCTGCTCTTCAGCGACCAGCGGTGGGCCTGGGTGCTGTCGCGCGTGTTCGGCGGCTTCGAGATGTCGGGGTTGTTGCACCGGTTCTTCGCGACGATCCTGATCGGTGTCTTCGTCGCGCACGTGGGCCGCCTCGTGATGCGGGTGTACCGCGACAAGGACTACTCGATCTTCTGGGGGCCGACGTCGCTTGCGCCGCAGCCACGCGACCTGCGCGAGATGGTCCAGCACTTCCGCTGGTTCATCGGACAGGGGCCGCGGCCGACGTTCGACCGGTACACCTACTGGGAGAAGTTCGACTACTGGGCCGTGTTCTGGGGCATGTTCATCATCGGCGGGTCGGGGCTGATGCTGTGGTTCCCCGGGTTCTTCTCGATCTTCCTCCCTGGCTGGGTCTTCAACATCGCGCTGCTCGTCCACGGCGAAGAGGCGCTGCTCGCCGTGGGCTTCATCTTCACCATCCACTTCTTCAACGGCCACCTGCGCCCGACGAAGTTCCCGATGGATCTGGTGATCTTCACGGGGCGCGTGACCGAAGAGGAGTTCCAGCACGAGCGCCCCGGTGAGTTCGCGCGCCTGGCCCGTACTGGTCACCTGTCGGCGCTCGTCACCGACGAGCCGACGCCGCGCGTGGTGACACTGGGCCGTACGGTGGGCACCGTGGCGGTGGCCATCGGCCTGACGCTGGTGGTGTTGATCGTCTACGCGGTGATCTTCTGACGAAGCGCGCCCGCGCCCTCTGCGGCCTTCCGGGCCATGCGTGATGGAGGCATTCCGGGATGACTGAACGACGCAAGCTCGTGCGGAACGCGGTGTCCGCCGCGGGGGCGGTGCTCACAACGGTCAGTGCCGTCCTGTTCCTGACCTTCTTCTTCCTGGATCTCTTGGGTTTGCACGGCAACCCGTACCTCGGCATCTTCTTCTTCATGATTCTGCCCGGCGTGTTCCTGCTGGGGCTGGCCCTGATCCCGATCGGACTGTGGATCGAGCATCGCCGGCGCCTGGCAGGCCTGCCGCCGAGCGACTGGCGCTGGCCGAGCGTCGATTTGAACAACGACGCGCATCGCCGGGCGACGGCGATCGTGGGCCTGCTGACCATCGCCAACATCGCGATCGTCTCGCTCGCGGCGTACCGCGGCGTGGAGTACATGGACTCGACCGAG
It includes:
- a CDS encoding tetratricopeptide repeat protein → MKTSERHQLKTNEFAKAVMRARELFLARQRQVIGVVIAVLVVLVGLAGFTMWRGQAAARADALLAEAMALAEAPLTPPTGTPGETTVWFANETARAEAVLERLTAVTAAYPSTASGIAARYQSGSRLLQLGRPAEARAAFEDVVARAGTSLYGRMARLGLAEAHVLEGQFDAAIQIFRDLAAQQDGELPVDGLLMQLGRTYLAAGKPAEALQSFQRVLDEHPQSIYAGEARREAEAARVASGV
- a CDS encoding NifU family protein, which produces MVSRERVEAVIQRLRPIIQADGGDIELVDVQENRARIRMSGNCVGCPSAQMTLYFGIEMALKEEIPEFEELLVV
- a CDS encoding sigma-54 dependent transcriptional regulator, translating into MPENSTYAIDQIVVGRSARMRAVFDFVRVIADSDSSVLVTGETGTGKEMIANLIHQSSSRRHKPFVPVSCAILSETLIESELFGHERGAFTGAIKDRPGRFELAHGGTIFLDDIDDVPLSMQVKLLRVLQNRTVERLGGSRAISIDVRVITGSKRNLRQLVDEGKFREDLFYRLNVIPLVLPPLRDRREDIPLLAEHFIRRFFRQRGEDGRQVSPAVLHAFSRYPWPGNVRELENACERIAQTCTCETVRIGCVPSTVLFHKYTDDQEPLTETHVHPSSVSLDDRLREVETNLISWALKVSGGNKSKAAELLQIKRSTLGDRIKKLELGHLESEGAE
- a CDS encoding radical SAM protein, whose translation is MTHAYDASKPCSFHHDLMPLHDGIVYGPLRSRRLGWSLGLNLLPVGLKVCDFNCVYCQYGWTAPVRPASLPASAWPSPAAVAHALADALAESHRSGPAIDRITLAGHGEPTLHPAFSDVVEAILTTRDAQAPGVPVAILSNSTTAGTPVIREVLRRLDERYMKLDAGDAETHRQINAAAFDTDAVVAALASMPDIVVQTMFVRDGRGRVDNTTPTALGAWMRAIARIRPLAVHLYTIARPPAWAALEPVPQEVLGEIAARVRHLGIDAEAFG
- a CDS encoding nitrous oxide reductase accessory protein NosL encodes the protein MKATRWLVSLSLVVMIGACASTSPVPIRAGDTCFHCRRAITETRMAAEAISQGQRAYKFSSVGCLKQYLAEHPNEEFRAIFVTDYARDKFVDVDKARFVKVTVDTRTNATDYVAFRFRDAAEAFADERGATVIGWQDVLRDTDAVHAH
- a CDS encoding c-type cytochrome, whose translation is MRAMFGAAVVVATMTIGGAAFAQDAKVAEGVKLYASNKCAMCHAIEGKGNKKFPLDGVGAKLTADQIKEWLVDPKSAAAKAKSEAKPPMTSYAKLSAAEIDALVAYMVSLKK
- a CDS encoding cytochrome c3 family protein, coding for MRISVSWRAWLASLCFVSVGVAAQEVTPPTNDDCLMCHGDESAVREDGTAVFTHAERFAASVHGSLGFSCIDCHADLASAELPHEAKLAAVDCSTCHDSSDYAKSVHGRARDAGRLVAATCVSCHGSHEIRPSSDPESMTYHFNLLRTCGACHGDANMAGMEPSDTGIVATFVDSTHGRALMRGGLLVAPTCVSCHGAHDILGKGEAESKVYRTNVPATCGSCHEGIRVTFARGFHGQQLQDGNPRAPVCSDCHTAHAIPRAETPGWQLEVIGECGTCHQDLLRTYRDTFHGKVTELGYLRVATCADCHGAHEVLPKTDPASPIHAANRQATCNTCHPGTNANFALYDPHADPHDRDRNPFLFFTARFMQVLLAGVFGFFGVHTSLWFSREWRERRRHRLAHAPAARAAGGGRKGTDGDRESETHD
- a CDS encoding cytochrome b/b6 domain-containing protein, with the protein product MTERAAAAAATTGVAPAVRTRYYKRFDRVSRLTHGLLMLSFLGLAATGMPLLFSDQRWAWVLSRVFGGFEMSGLLHRFFATILIGVFVAHVGRLVMRVYRDKDYSIFWGPTSLAPQPRDLREMVQHFRWFIGQGPRPTFDRYTYWEKFDYWAVFWGMFIIGGSGLMLWFPGFFSIFLPGWVFNIALLVHGEEALLAVGFIFTIHFFNGHLRPTKFPMDLVIFTGRVTEEEFQHERPGEFARLARTGHLSALVTDEPTPRVVTLGRTVGTVAVAIGLTLVVLIVYAVIF